TGGAGGTTGAGCACAAAAACTGTCATCCAGCCCAGTGTGAGATTGTCCTGTTCAGAAGTTTGGtacaaaaatactttctctttgcttttttttttttttttttgcagtctgcTTTCCTAGGGGtgtttgaaaatacttttcaaacGCTACAGCAGTGCCTGTCAAACCATGCTTTCATCAGTAACACGCTCTTTCTTACAAATATACAGTGTAAAAGAGGGAAATATATTGGGTATGCTTCTCACTTTCTTCTAGGAGAACAGATGTGTGATAGAGGCTGTGGGAAAGTCTTGGAGGAATCCAGACTTGTGTGAAGTTTCTTCCTAGCCTGCAACAAAAGGGGCACAGGTTACAAACACAGCTGGGTTAGGTGATGCTGCCTGGGGGAGTAGCAGCCAGCCTGTCCCTGTGCAGGCACATCTCATGGGCATGGCACTGGGACATGGCCGCTCACGAGGGCAGAGTTaagttgttttgtgtttaagAGGAGTGTGACCAGTGTTGCTGTAGGGCAGGAAGCTGTGTGGCAGAGAGGGGGTGGGGTGACAGGGCAGTTGGAACTCCCACCCCCGCTGTGGATGATAAGCATGGGGACAGCCTGTGCCCGAGCACTGCGCTCCTTACCAGCACACTGTGGTTCTGTGGAGAGCGTGCGTGCCCAGCAGCCGCCGGGGGGCTCTGTTCATACCCACAAGACTGACCGTCGGCCGCCATCACACACCCGAGACCTGTGGGTGGCACGGCAGGGCTCAGGGATGGGGCTGGCATATCCCTTTTCCTGCCCAAGTTTTGGCTGGCACCGCAGGTGCGCTCCAGAGAGGATAGCCTGGGGACACCAAGCGGCTCAGGGGGCACTTACACAGCATTCAGCAGAACTGACGGGACTTCCAGCCCTGAGACCCAGCCTCGGAGGGAGGGAGCCAGCGCATCTGCAAGACATGGGGGCAGGGGgtgagcaggaagaaaaactgcGACCAATGGGACTGTGGCTGTACCCTGGGGCTGCGGTGCTGATTCCTCCAGGAGCACAGGTGCTGCCTGTCAGCGCTGCCTCGACAGGGGAAGTATGAGGCTGCAATAATATTTACCGTTGCTCTTCCTCTGGGCAGCTGGCCCCAGAGctcacctcctctccctccctctagCTCTGCCTGTGCCAAAGGCTGCAGTACTGTGGGCCAGCGGCATTACCTGGGCATGCAGCGAAGCAGGGTATGTGAACGCAGGAGGAGGTAGAGCAGGCGCCAGCTCCGCTGGGTACAGAGGGTACGGCCCCCACACTTCAGGGCTGCCGGGGTAAAGTGCAGGCACTGTGAGCTCATctgcaggaaaaggaggagaattAATCCTAAAAGCAAGGGGGAGGTGAGCAGCAGGTATAAGCTCTGCCCAAATGGCACTCCTGCCCAGGCCACCGTCACCTGCCCATGCATCATCCCAAAGCACAAGGAGCTGGATTCCAAACCCaaccacagctgctgtgcctctccaaaagctccccTGCACCCAGCTCCTAAGGTATCACTGCCCCAGCTGCTTGAGTAAGAAGGGGGCATCGCCAGGGCCACGTACTGGCAGGACCAGGGTCAGGATGCAAGCACTCACAGGGCTCCCTGGCGATGAACTGAGGTACGGTGTTGGGGAGGGGCGCGCTGGGGTTGGGAGTGCCCACCAGCTTGCTCTTGGCCATCTTCGTGTTGGCCTTGGCAAACTCCAGCCGCAGCGTCTGGGGGATCTCAGGGTCAAAGCGGATGCCCTGTGGGAAGGAACAGGGCAGCAGAGGTCAGTTAGCCTGAATCTCGTGGTGGGATGCTGCTGGCATCAGGGCTGTCCCCCCATTCAAAAAAGCCATTTGGACTAAAAGCCTCAGATTTTGTCCCAGTATCCCCATGGGCTGCTGGGGTGGCCGTGACCTCATGCGCTTGGCAGCGAGCATGGCCCCACAGCTCACATTCCTCTGACATCCTCGAGCTCAGCACCATATTTGGTAGTCGGTATCCCGTGCGGCCACGCTCCCAGCCAGGGATTAGCAGCATTTTGCCTCAACGTGAGTATGGGGAGGGACCAGGCTTCCCTGGGAGGTCTCCACAGGGTAATAGATACTGGGATCCATCTCTTTTGGTGTCCCCCAGGGGGTCCCGGCACTCACGTTCAGTGCATTCTTGGCAGCCTCAGCCTCTGAGCGGCTGTCAAAGCTCACGAACCCCACGGGCTGTGGAAAGAGAAGGTGAGGGGCAGTCAGGGCCATGTCCCCAGCACATCCCCAGTTGCTgagggcagagcccagcaggtGGGAGCATGGTGCAGCCCCTACCTGCTTGGAGGTGAGCTTGATAAGCGACCCCTCATAGCCCTGttggagaagagagaagcaCCATTGGTCTTGTGTGGCTGCGGAGGCCCTCAGAGCCCCGTAGCTGGTGCAGTACCTTGAAGGGCCTGAAGAGCAGGTAGAGCTCCCGGGGCTTGATGTCCAGGGGCAGGCCGCTGACAAACAGGGTTCTCACCTGCGTAAGGGGCAGAGCGTCAGCTGGTCACGGGCCTCCaggaggctgcccagggcctccAGGCCACgctcctgcacacagctctgtgctcacgGCCTCAAGGAAGTGCCCGCTGTGAGCTGCGTTCCTGAAAGCTAAACCCGCCCGAGCCTGACTTTCCGGGTAATTTAGCCCCGTGGCTGCACAGCAGATAGGAGAGATAAAGGccctgaaaaaaaaccctctgaaaTTAGGCCTCACAGAGATGCGGCTTCTCCTTGGTAATGacttgttttctctgaaagttCAAATGCAGGTCGGCCAAGTCAGGCCAGTGCTGCGATGCTCAGTGAGCAGGGAGAGAAGCGCAGATTACAGCGGGATCTTGGAAGGGAGGGAAATCCCACTTTGGCTTTCCCCCCTGCCCAAAAAGAGAGGACAGGCAGAGGCTGGGGTAGGAATTGGGATGCGGCCTCCCTGGCAGGGAGCCGTGGGGAAAGGCTGCCCTACTCTGCCACGGAGCGGGGCTGCTTCCTGACTGAGGCTGTGGCTCTGGAGCCTTCCCAAGGCCTCGCAGATGCCGTGAGTGCAGGCCGAAGTGGGCAGTGGCAGAATCCCCTCTGCAGGGGCTGGGGACAGCTCCCAGAGGGAATCCTCCACGCCAGTGGACTGACACCCTCCATAGCACCCGCCACCCTGATCCGCTCAGGCTTTCTGCCCGCCTCGCCTTCGCCCCTCGCCACTGTTTGTCAGAGCCCGGGGCTGTCACACGGTGAGGGCGGTGGACGCGCTCCTGGCAGCCCCGTGTCCCTGAccaccccaccccacatcctctgttcctgctgctgcccacggCAGACCGGGGTACGGCCTTGCGCCTGTTTTGTCTCCTCCGTGCCGTCACCACCCCGCAGGTTTTCTTCTCGCCCTGGGAAGGGGACGGCGAGGGGGACCTGGCAGGCCTCGCTCCGGCCGAGAGCggcccggggggggggggtctgtcCCAACAGCAGCGGCCGCGGGCGGTGCGTGGGGCACCGGGGCAGCGCCGTCGCCCCTCTGCTGCCCCAAGGACGCGGTCACGCTCCGTCGCCCCTGCGCCGAGCTCCGCCGGTCAACTCGGGCAGGAAGGGGACCGGCGGGAGGAGCGCGGTGACTCATTCACCAGGCATCCGATCACCTTCCCCAGCCCCGGATCGCTTTAATGTTCCACCAGCAGTGAGCCGCTCGGCTGCCCCCGTCCCGACCTCCGCCCGCGACCCGTCCGTGCGCCCGGGCAGTCAGGGAGAGGGCGCAGCGGCGGGCGACGACCTCGTGGTGCGCCGGGAGCGGTCCCGCCAGGAGCCGAACGGAGCCGCCGTCCCGGTTCCCGGCGGCCGTCCCCTGCGAGGCTGCGTGCGCGGCCGCCCTGACACCCAACGGGGCTCCGTGTCGTCGCCACCTCCGCTCCCGGGAGACGGGGCGGCGCGCCCGCACCCTGCGCGTGTCCGAGCGGCGTCCCAAACCCCTTCCGCCGAGGCAAGCCCAGCTCCGGGCCGCTCCGGCCTCCCAATCGACTTGCATCGCTTCCCGCCGCGCCCCGAGCCCCACGCCCAGGCTCACGCGACCCCGCGGACACGCGTGGgggccgccccgctcccgcccCGGGACCCGGCCCACCTTCGGcgcctttcccccccccccggcccgcTACCTCTTCCTCGGGCAGGCCCGGCTCGGCGGGGCCCTCCCGCTCGGCGGCGCCGCTGCTCATggtgccgccgccgccgctccgccaCCCGCCCGCGGCTGCCTCCGGCGCGGCCCTGCGGCGGGCGGgagggcgcggggccgggcggggcggggccgggcgggcggccACACGGCGCTGGGGGTGGGACGCGGGGACACGGGGTGGGACGGGAGGTGGGGGCTGGACGCGGTGCTGGGATGGAGGACAAAGGGCTGCGGTATGGGACGTAAAGTTCGAAATATGGCACGTACGGCTGGGGACGCGGACGTTGGGGTTGGGACGTGGGACGCGAGGTTGGGTACGTAGCACGTGGGGCTGGGAACAGCGTAGGGGACACGGGCCATAGGGCTGGGAGCACGCCGTTAGGGATACGGCACGCGGGCTGTAGGACGcggagcacagggctggggggaCGGGACGTGGAACAGGAGGTCTGACAGGGCTGGCGACGGCCGGGAACGCGTGACAACGGCTGGCTGTGGGGAAGCGAGTGAGACGCTGAGGCTGCGCTCTCCACGCAGCGTGGCTGGCCCTGCCTTTGGGGAGGCGGAAGCCCTTGGTACGGTGCTCTCAGCCCGTTTGGACTCAGCCTTAGGAGTGTCTGATTGGGATTGGCAAGGGCCACGTCCCAACCAAGAGCTGCAACGTGCCATCTTCCCCTGCACACAGATGGGATGGGCCGCGCAGACCGCCCGGcacccaggcagcagcagggctcaccTGCCCGCACCCCAC
The Lagopus muta isolate bLagMut1 chromosome 4, bLagMut1 primary, whole genome shotgun sequence genome window above contains:
- the RBPMS gene encoding RNA-binding protein with multiple splicing isoform X1, which translates into the protein MSSGAAEREGPAEPGLPEEEVRTLFVSGLPLDIKPRELYLLFRPFKGYEGSLIKLTSKQPVGFVSFDSRSEAEAAKNALNGIRFDPEIPQTLRLEFAKANTKMAKSKLVGTPNPSAPLPNTVPQFIAREPYELTVPALYPGSPEVWGPYPLYPAELAPALPPPAFTYPASLHAQMRWLPPSEAGSQGWKSRQFC
- the RBPMS gene encoding RNA-binding protein with multiple splicing isoform X2; the encoded protein is MSSGAAEREGPAEPGLPEEEGYEGSLIKLTSKQPVGFVSFDSRSEAEAAKNALNGIRFDPEIPQTLRLEFAKANTKMAKSKLVGTPNPSAPLPNTVPQFIAREPYELTVPALYPGSPEVWGPYPLYPAELAPALPPPAFTYPASLHAQMRWLPPSEAGSQGWKSRQFC